TCCCTCGAAGATGACCTAAAAAGGAGTCATCTGATTTTCAGTTAGACGTTTGTTCACTACGGTTACTGTCGGTGTTATTACTAAAAAAGAAAGGTGAAGGGCAAAAAAGGCATGTAAGTTTTACTTGAGAagtccttttatttttcttccagaaataaagaagaaacaaaaaggaaagaatTGTCATAAAACATATGAAGCAATAGTTAAGCACTTGCTTATTAGATATTCTGATTGCAATTTTACTTAATTTGCATTATGTTTTCAATCACCACCTCTTatatactcctttgtctttttccttttattatttACACCTAAAACAGATtttgaggaaaaaaagaaaggaaaatgtaGTGCTAAAATATTCTCTAGTTCAATTCTTCATTTTCCTAATATTCCTATCTTGAATGATAAGTATTCCTTACGGCAGGTATCTGAACGACTCGGAGTACTACGGAGGATTTGAACGAGAAGATATTGATCAACTATTCGAAGCAGTAAAATCGAATTACAAATCATGGTGTTCAGGATTTGCACCCTTAGTTGTAGGAGGGGACATGGACTCTGTCGCAATCCAGGAATTCAGTAGGACACTTTTCAACATGAGACCAGACATTGCACTAAGCGTAATACAAATCATATTCCTAAGTGATTTAAGGCATTTATTGCCTCGTGTGTCTGTCCCGTATCACATAATTCAGAGCATGAAGGACTTGGCCGTACCCGTGGTGGTGTCCGAATATCTCAGCCAGAACCTCGGGTCCGAATCAATCGTTGAGGTGATGTCGACAGAAGGACATCTTCCGCAACTTAGCTCACCGGATGTTGTGATTCCGGTCCTGCTTCGCCATATTCGTCATGATATTGCCGTTTGATTATTTAGTACTACTTCTTggagtaataataataagggGTGTTGTTTTTTGTTATATGAAGTGGTCAAAATTGACTATGTTGTCAAGCTAGTTGCAATCTCTATGTGTGCTAAGTTTAAAAGAATATATTCAGGCAAAATATAAGTTCATGGGCAGCACTTTTCTTGTTTTACGGATCCTGATGTCTTGAATCATTTGATTAGTGGattgtttctcttctttttgagCTATTATATTAGtatgataataatttatttatttttatgttttaatgtatttgtcttacttttcttttagtCTATTTAAAaaaggaatattttttttttaatttgacaaTTCTTTACTTTTAATATCCTATGTAACATTAAGAACACAAAATTAAAGGGCATTTTTAGTACATTATACATCTTTTAGATTGATTCAaaagtttttctttatttttttaaactttgtGATAAAAAAAGGTCATTGACATGTATATATCACTCTTTAACAACTATTGATAAGATTTAAATCAAAGATTAAATAAAACAGTTAAAATACGAAAATATTAGCATGATTAGCCAAATCCCACAAAACAcactaaaacaaaaaaaaatccgaTTATTCAACTCCTAATTTTAGCTTTCCTTTGAAAACCCATTCATATCTCATGTATATCCATGTATATCACTAGCACATAATAGACAACACCTATGTATCATGTATCTCTCCGTATAAAATAATGTATATCCATGTATATCACTGCTACATTTCGTCACCTTTTATCCATTATCATGGTAAATCTGTGCATACATTTCGTCACCTTTTATCCATTAAGATAGCTAGAGAGACCATTTTCGAATGACCCTTGACTCTAGTGAAGCAAATCATTATAGTAATGGAAAGAAAAAACGGTAGTGAAAAAATATATGACAATTAATAGGAAAGCATTGTAGAAAAAATATATGCAGGAACCGTAACATCAACAACGAGATACGATTACCTAAACCTAATAAACAAATACCAAAAGCCAAAGACCGCAGGAATATGCTAATATATACTACGACATACACAATGCTCTAGACTACCACCAAGCCAAAGACTACATGAATATGCTAATATTAAGACAACGTTCAATTACCTTCTAATTTTCTACCCTTATCTGTGACCTTCACACCCTCTCACACAAACCATTtccaaaattttaatataagtcAAAGTCAACCTTTAGTCAAACCCAAAATACTTAATAGAGTTCGATTACACATTAGCTCAcgaattataatttataatcatatttcaatTTTGAGTTATATCCACAGGTCAAAtccttaaattttcaatttaagaACTTGATCTAAAATTTACAATTTAGGCACTAATTTGAATCACATAATTCTATGCGTAACATTCCACTTAATTCGAATACATGAATTATCAAAGAATTTTGAGGTTAATTGGTCTTAAATACCCCAACTCCTCTTCCTTCAAATTCCATTTTCCTTTTATCATATGAATTGATAGATATTGATATTCATAGCTTTTGGCGACTGTGTGTTATTAAACAAAAGGAATTTCCTTAATTCCTTCACATTATATTGCACCAAACTTTTTCTTCATGTGGTCGGTCCTTTATCCATTCCCTATATTGGTTCTAAGTTTGATTGAGGATATTAATTAAAATCGAGATAAATTTTACATCatgattatgaaattatttattCCATAAAATGTGGGATAGATGATATCTTTATAATAATCTCAAGATTGTAATCTTAGTTATTATCTGATTATAACCTAATTTTGAACCCAACAGAAAAAACATTTCGATGTATAAAATCcttataataattttgatactttttttatttcaatttatttgtctcaCTTTTTTGTCCATTTAAAAAAATGCATCTTTCTCTTCTTAATAACTCTTCGATTCTAACTTTTAACATGATATATTTGAGATTACAAAATTGAAAGACAATTTGGTGCATTCaccatatatttaatttatatttaaactcttcttttaatttcttaaatttcgtgTCAGATAAAATCATACAAATAAATTAAACGAAGGCAATACTCTATTTATCTACGCATTGAATCACTAAATTCATATGGCGGAAGATCACGTAGGTCTAGACTCTAGTTCACCAATATCATTTCCTTTCGTTATTGTCCGCACGCAATTGCCAAACAAACTTCACCAGTTTCCTTCTTATCTTTCTATCTAGAAGAAAAGAATTGTGAATATTGATTACTATAGATTCTAGGAGAAATAAAATCATATACTTTGATATAGCATTAAAAAAATCACACTTTAACAGAGGTCCTAGATTCAATTCTAATCtccacaaattattttttataaaaagaatctCAATCTATTGGCGTATGAAAACTAAAGAAGAATCAGACTGAAGATAAAAGGACAGAGAATAGAATATTGAATTTAGAATGGAATGAAGTGACAAAAatacatctatttttttttttttgtatttcatAGCTAAACTATTATGaatttgagtttcatacctaaattatcactCATTAATTTGAGAAATACACTTCCCTTTTTTACTACTCACTTGATGATGCGTATGGTACACTCTCTTGCCACATCAAAATATTCCATCTGTAGAAATGTGTAACTGAATGTACGGCTGGATTAGTCAGCTAGGTGGTTAGAGAGTTAGttttgacactcaattttgattCTCCACAACGTAAATTAGCTATcaagtttctttaaattttgaacatctttgaaataattagctttataaaaaacaaaaatattttcatgttattcttaactatttttatctttttataaattttagtataatatacatatttctatataacaataactttgattactatttatgtgattattcgAAAATcgtctcaaaatattttattttttactaaatacaatgttagttaggttggtttaattatagtttgtatttttgaaatttttagttttttctaaaaaaaaaattaaaaataaaacattctCCTACATCGAAAATTGATGAAGAATTTAGGGGTTTtagagcctatataaaggctcatattcttattaagaaggggGAAGAAGTGAGAAgtttttttagccaccccaaagttaaaaattttcttaacttggctaggattttggactcttgtccccagcctaaaagttgtgaaaatttctagctttcaatctatatt
The sequence above is a segment of the Solanum dulcamara chromosome 11, daSolDulc1.2, whole genome shotgun sequence genome. Coding sequences within it:
- the LOC129874521 gene encoding probable esterase KAI2: MGIVEEAHNVKILGSGEQTVVLAHGFGTDQSVWKHLVPHLVDEYRVVLYDNMGSGTTNPDYFDFERYSSLEGYAYDVIAILEEFQIRSCIFVGHSVSAMIGTIASIARPDLFTKLVTLSASPRYLNDSEYYGGFEREDIDQLFEAVKSNYKSWCSGFAPLVVGGDMDSVAIQEFSRTLFNMRPDIALSVIQIIFLSDLRHLLPRVSVPYHIIQSMKDLAVPVVVSEYLSQNLGSESIVEVMSTEGHLPQLSSPDVVIPVLLRHIRHDIAV